The sequence below is a genomic window from Bacteroidetes Order II. bacterium.
GTGCCACTCGGCCATGCGGGCTTGCCACTCGGCATCTAATTCTGGCACTTTCTCCATAAACTCCTCCACCGAAAGCCCGCGATAGGCTTTGGGTACTAGGGACTCTTGCGTCACATCTTCGAGGTTGAGCCGGAATCCAGCTTCCCGTGCAAGGATCACAATTTTGCGCGCCACATCTTCGCCCATCAGGTCGTCGCGAGGGTCTGGTTCCGTATAGCCGAGGTCACGGGCTTCAAAAAGAGCTTTGGAAAACGTCACCCCTTCGGACATTCGGTTAAAGATATAGGCCAATGTTCCGGAAAGCACGCCCTCTATGCGGTTGATTTGGTCGCCCGTTTCCACCAAGTCGCGGAGGGTAGAAATAATGGGCAGGCCCGCACCAACCGTGGTTTCATAAAAATAAGGCACTGGATTTTGGCTATATACACGATAGATTTCGTCGTAGAACGATTGTTCTAAGGTATTGGCGCGTTTATTGGGCGTAACGACGGCAATTCCGGCAGCCAAGAATTTGGGATACATTCGCGCCACTTTTTCACTGGCAGTAATGTCTATCACGACTGCATGTTCGAGGCGATTTTCCTTAAAGTGCGTGATGATTTTGTCTAAATCGGAAGGATCTCCCATGTCTAACCGCTCGTCCACGACGTCGTGGACAACGCCCTTGGGGTCAAAGAACATCTGTCGTGAGTTGGCCACCCCCACAATTCGGAAATTGAGCCTAAGCATATTTCGCAGGTATTCATCTTGTTTTTTCAAGAGTCGTAACATGGTTTGCCCCACCACTCCGGTACCGATTTGGAAGAGATGGACACGGCGGCGGTTCATTGCAAACGTCTCGTGCAAGACCTGCACCGCAGGTACAGCATCGGTATCTAAGACGGCGACCGAGATATTCCGTTCGGAAGCGCCTTGGGCAATAGATAAGATGTTGATCCCGCATTTTCCGAGGGCTTGCATCATCTTTCCGGCAATACCGGGCGAGTTCCGCATATTGTCTCCCACAATAGCCACAACGGCACACCCATCACGTCGGCTCACTTCGGCCACTTCGCCCCGGTCCAACTCTCGCGCAAAGGCATCCAAAAGCCGCTGGTGGGCGATTTTGGCATCTGTCTGCCGCACGGCAAAACAGACACTTTGCTCGGAAGAGGCCTGTGAAACCATTACCACATTGATGCCTGCATCGGCCAGAGATACAAACCCACGGGCAGTAATCCCCGGTACGCCAGCTAGCCCAGAGCCTTCTACCATCAACAAAGCCATATCACGGATGGAAGTAACGCCCTTCACCTTACTGGGTGTGTCTTGGGTATCGGTGGAGATGAGGGTTCCGGGATGATCCGGATTCATGGTGTTTTTGGACCGTAGGGGGATGCTTTTCTCAATGAGGGGTAGCATCGTTCGGGGGTGTAAAACATTGGCACCAAAATAGGCGAGTTCACTGGCTTCCTGATAAGTGAGGTTAGCCAAAGGGAAGGCATCTGGTACAATGCGTGGGTCGGCAGTAAGTACTCCATCCACATCCGACCAAATGACCACCTCTTTTGCATCTAAGGCATAGGCGAGAATGGTGGCGGAATAGTCCGAGCCAGAACGGCCCAATGTGGTGAGGACGCCGTCTTCGGTAGCACCAATAAATCCCGTGACAATGGGAATAATTTCATCACCCAATGGCCACAGATTTTTTCGAATCAGTTCACCAGACATCCTAAAGTCCACTTCTGCTTCTAAGAATTGGGGACCCGTCCGAATGAGTTGAGTGGCTTCTATGGCGATGGCTTTGTGGCCAGCAGCACGAAAAGCACCCGCAATAATGGGCACGGAGAGGCGTTCGCCCATGGCCACAATCGCTGCCCAAGTCCGGGAAGAACATTCGCGAAGGAGATAAACCCCATCCAAAAGTTCACCCAAGTAATGCCAAAGGGTGCTTAAATGCGTCCGGATAGCATTTTGATCGGCGGTATCAGATACCAACGTTTGCAAAATGGCTTCGTGTCGGCTTTGTAATTGCTCCAAAACGGTGTTATAGCCCGTATCGCGGTCTTGTGCGAGGGCTATACACATCAAGAGTTGGTCGGTGACTTTGGGGTTGGGATCGCCTTTGAGTTTGCCCAATGCAGAAGCCACCACTACCTTGCGGCCCTCATTGGGGGTCACCACCAAACGAACCACTTCTCGGATTCGCTCGGCGTCGGAGACAGAAGTTCCGCCAAATTTGTACACGAAGTATGGATTTGCCTTGATCATTGCGTTCTTGCCTTGGTTGACCATTTTTTTAGGCATAGAAACTACGGGATGCAAACCGCTTTCAGATGTGATTTTATTTATTAGAAGCGAAACTTCGCTATTTTTTTGCGAAAGAATAATATTCTATGATATATAATATTTTTAGAATATTATTTTGTTATAGCCAATTATTGTAAAATAAAATATGTAATTATTAAAAACAAGCACGTTACCTTTGGTTTTATTGTAGTCCAAGCCTAAAAGAGAAAAGGTTTCTGTAGAGGATGATCTGGAGCATAGCTGCTGGCTTGTTGGCTGCGTGTACAAAGCGGCGTACCCCTCCAGCGATGCTTTGATTGAACCTCCGGATTCTTCGGTTGGGGCCTGATCAGCCCACTCGTTTTTAGTCAGGAACATAGGCTTTGACTTTTAATCTTGTTTTCTGTAGTTTGTTTTAGGCTAAACCATAGATGATGCTCATACTTGGTAAATAAAACCAAATAACCGCATTCGGACAACCATTAGTCTAAAGAACGTGATATTGATTTAATTCGAAACGGAATAAATAAAATGAAACCAACAGACGAACATAATCAACGAATAGCGCAAATGATATTTGCATCAGTTTATCCTCATTACGTGGCTAAGGTCGAGAAGAAAGGCAGAACAAGGGAAGAACTACACCAAGTAATAGAATGGTTGACCGGGTTTAACGAATTGAAAATTAAAGAACTTGTAGATAAAAGGGTAACGTTTGAAACATTTTTCCAACAGGCCATATTAAATCCTAACGCCCCTCTTATTAAAGGAGCTATTTGTGGTTATCGGATTGAAGAAATTGATAATCCATTAACCCAAAAAGCAAGGTTTTTAGATAAATTAGTAGATGAATTGGCAAAAGGACGCAAAATGGAAAAAATTTTACGATAAAATGAAATATAAATCCATTAAAGGAACGTAACTATTGGTATTTTAGGAGCAGATAAATCTATCATAGATTCTCCATTCGGTGGGATTTATCCTGTCATTCGCAATACTTCACCAAAGGGGAAGCGTTCGCTGGGCCGTCCACCAGTTGTAACGACCCAGAGGACCGGTAATAATGGTGGTATTTCGGGGAAAAGGCCCTCGCCGTCCGTAAGAAAAACCACAACGGCATTTTGTTGTTGGGCCTCGTCCAAACGGGCTATGTGGTCGAAAAACGGAACAAAGGACGTTCCGCCAGCGCCCACGGGAGGCGGAACGGTGGTGAAATCCTCAAGGAAAACGGGGCCATAAAGGGTTGCATCCAAATAATATAGGTCGGCAACGATGTGTGGGTATGTTCCCAATATCCCTTGCACTTCAGCCAAAAAGCGGCCTAAATCTCCATTCGTAACCGATCCGGAAGTATCTATCACAACAAAGATGCG
It includes:
- the thrA gene encoding bifunctional aspartate kinase/homoserine dehydrogenase I, with product MIKANPYFVYKFGGTSVSDAERIREVVRLVVTPNEGRKVVVASALGKLKGDPNPKVTDQLLMCIALAQDRDTGYNTVLEQLQSRHEAILQTLVSDTADQNAIRTHLSTLWHYLGELLDGVYLLRECSSRTWAAIVAMGERLSVPIIAGAFRAAGHKAIAIEATQLIRTGPQFLEAEVDFRMSGELIRKNLWPLGDEIIPIVTGFIGATEDGVLTTLGRSGSDYSATILAYALDAKEVVIWSDVDGVLTADPRIVPDAFPLANLTYQEASELAYFGANVLHPRTMLPLIEKSIPLRSKNTMNPDHPGTLISTDTQDTPSKVKGVTSIRDMALLMVEGSGLAGVPGITARGFVSLADAGINVVMVSQASSEQSVCFAVRQTDAKIAHQRLLDAFARELDRGEVAEVSRRDGCAVVAIVGDNMRNSPGIAGKMMQALGKCGINILSIAQGASERNISVAVLDTDAVPAVQVLHETFAMNRRRVHLFQIGTGVVGQTMLRLLKKQDEYLRNMLRLNFRIVGVANSRQMFFDPKGVVHDVVDERLDMGDPSDLDKIITHFKENRLEHAVVIDITASEKVARMYPKFLAAGIAVVTPNKRANTLEQSFYDEIYRVYSQNPVPYFYETTVGAGLPIISTLRDLVETGDQINRIEGVLSGTLAYIFNRMSEGVTFSKALFEARDLGYTEPDPRDDLMGEDVARKIVILAREAGFRLNLEDVTQESLVPKAYRGLSVEEFMEKVPELDAEWQARMAEWHAQGLRPQYVGVINGDGSCSVGIQAVDVDSPLHYLRGTDNIVSFNTQRYFNTPMVVRGPGAGPELTSSIILADTIKTAETFR
- a CDS encoding DUF2200 domain-containing protein produces the protein MKPTDEHNQRIAQMIFASVYPHYVAKVEKKGRTREELHQVIEWLTGFNELKIKELVDKRVTFETFFQQAILNPNAPLIKGAICGYRIEEIDNPLTQKARFLDKLVDELAKGRKMEKILR